tattcaatttagtaTTTgaggtgatttgatttttaatggagttttagatgattttaataagttgcagagatttaagtgatttttgttaaactactctagaatatcacctaaaataatgggatttgagttttatttttttaactaagaaactccacccaaacaccctaaaatcacttcaaaattttaaaatcccacaacttaaaatattttcaataacagtggatttcagagtactttacgaaatgttaagttcaataacagtggattttagagtactttacgaaatgttaagttcaataacagtggattttaaatgagtttttaaaattcatgtttgaataacaatggatttgtcattttaatacaaatcacctgaaactctcgaTTGAATACACCCTCCTTAGTGTTTTGAtgatgatatttaaaaaaataataattttgcaattactattatttttatttattttatttttttttttaaaaaaaaatattgaatataaaaaatgaatttttattgaTTAGTGAACTTACGTGTTTACACTATTGAGTAAACCCAAAAATTACTCTACCTAGTACTACCACAATGCCCATTGAAAGATTCGTCAGGAAAAGATGATCTAGCATTTCCTTTAACAACTTTTCTAGTTAACAGTAACTTTCACAACAAtcgaaacaaaataaaatactacaaAAAGACGCGGTTAACAGACTAGTGGTAAGGGCAACAACatactaaaatattaatcacagTTACAACAATACAATATGCTTAACCAGTGGGGTTAGCCTAGTGGTACTTGAGAGAGCTTCGGCCTCAATACGgtcccgggttcgattcccactggccacacggatatgggtccattgctttcgactcatttgaatgcccaggagagggtctatccgtgggctgtacctccacccgggggttaagcttgtgtcatcattgacccgggtttaaccctttttttagcaaaaaaaaaaaaaacaatacaatatgcgattgtttttttttcatccaATACAATAAGACAACTAAAAGTTATGATATTGTCGTACTGACATAAACAAGTAAGAAGACAACTCGTTCTTTTATGGCGGGCGGTCATGTCAATTTTGATATCAATGTCacaatatctattttttttctttttgctttgattttgcaataaaattgaatttggttatttaaataaaatattacttttaaaaaaattttattttgaaagtgaTAATTCATAGActcacattttattttatagatttaattatttgtttttttctcttaaaatatCCACTACTGTATTATTTGTACTTTTTGTCTTGGGTTCTTTGTCTCTTCATTTAAATTCCAAGATATAATTATGTCTTGTAAAAGGATAATTGAATTTCGAAAAGAATTTTGTTGATAGAGAAACTAAATAATACATTGTTGCAACAAAACATTAATTGAATAAATTATTCAATTAGTGCTTGGTCGAATTAAGAAACTAACACACAACAAAACTCTTGAAAAGAGTCAATAatattgaaaaagaaattaaaaacaagAATCAAGAATCACTTAACGAATCGCAAAGAACACGAGCAGATTCATCAAAACACATATAGGAAAATAGTTTCTTAATCTAGTAGAAGAATCAGATTTCTTCATCTTAATCCCTTTCTTATGAGCTTTAACCCCATCTCCGTTGACTTCAACATCAGCACCAACCTCGATTCCATATCTCTTGGTTTTCCAGAAAATAATCTTGAACCTCACCTGTGTCTTCAGATCCATCCTAAAAACCGCCGATCCGTTAGACAAAACCGCTCGTGAGACCGTCTGGTTGTTCACAGGAAGAGTCTGACCCCACTTCTTGGCTTTCTTCTTGTGTCCTTGATAGAATCTTGGCACTGTGTAGTTAGCAACAGAGGAGTTGGTGTTGGAGAAAGAAAGGTGGACATCGTCGTAGTAGATGCCTTGGTCTCTGTTTGGATTAGCGAGACGGACCATGAAGTTGAGAGTGGTGTTGAGCCGTGAATGCGCATCTAAGGATTTGTTAAGGGAAGGAACATAAAAGTATTCGATGGAGCATTTGGGTTTGTCTGCACGGAGGCTGAGCCATAAGAAGAGAGAAGTGAGACCAGCAGTGAAGATGAAGCTGAGGCAGCAGCTACAACAGCTTCTTCCACCACTGTCTGTGTCTTGGTCTATATCCATTGAGTTTGggaaattttatgtttatttgtttgAATGATTTGAAGCGGTTTTATAGATTAGATTACTCGGTCTGTTGGTTGGGGATTTCTTTAGCTGATATTTCAAGTTGACTCCAAGAGACGACCAAGTGGACACACCCACGCGGTTAgccaaataaaaacaaattatttgacgtaagaaataaataaaataaaaatggcaACGACTTTTAAATTATAACTATAAACAACAACTAGGTATGTTAAATAACAGAAAACCGATTCTTATTGCATTTTTAATATCTTATAAGGAAAAAGAATACTACTGAGTTAAGCTTAACACCACAAATATAAGAGCACAATTATTTGCAGGTTCTCAACTtggatataaaacaaaaaatattttattgagtAGGTATATATCCGTATATTAAATTTCCACTCAAAAATTTCTCAAATTTTTAAATGGGATATTTAATACTTaattaaatagtatttttaatcTACTTATCAGATATAGAGGTTAATATTTTCAATGGTTCTGCTTTGAAAACACGTAAGAAAAACTTTATATGGTTATAATGAATAAAGAAGAAGagcattaattttttttgtcattattAAGAAATCACACCATTTATGAAGAACAATATTTCTTTCTATTGTTTTTTAGAGTATTAGTGAACAAATTTGTTTCTCACTAAATTTGAAAGGGagaaattatttctttttgttaatactattttatttctatCCATTCTTTTGGCTTTTCTTAATCCTGTTATAGTTACATGTTTAGACCCTAAAAGTCTTCAAAATTGGTGAAAttgtttaaagataataaatgtcatatttcTTTATGCATACAAACATCAGGTCATCACAAATACAGTTTATTGTCCTGTTCGAGTAGACAAATCATTATAGGATTTCATTTTgtaaataaagaacaaaaaaacaaaaaacagagtTAGTTTCATTTCGAAAACAATCGAAGCGGTTTTTAGTTAACAGACAAATAAGAAGCTACGTTCCAAAATTAGCAATTGTCTTAAACACACATTCTTACATGTCCTCTCCGCGTGACCACCAAATAAAACCAGAGGCTCGTATCAAAGCTAACTATTATGAACCTCTTCTCCAACCTTCTTCCCTTCTTTCAGTTAAAACTTTTGGATTCTCAATCTTTTTTACAGGTTTCTTCACACTGAAACCTTCATCGTTTGATTAAATCTTCGCCTTTGTGAGAGGCTAGGTTGattccttgtttttttttccctttctcTCGCTGCCTTGCGGTTGAAGTAATCACAAGGCGGTGAGGAAGAAAGGTCAAAATTCAAACGATGAAGGTTATTGAAGTTAAAACGGGAATGAAGATACCTTGGAACGCACGCCATACATTAACTCTGTTGATTTTGTTATCATCAATTCTTATTCTTTGCAACGGCCAAGATTATGGAACACCAACCGAAGACGGAGCAGGAGGAGGCGAGCCGCCGCCTGAGATGGCGCATTGCAATGGTATTTTCATGAGCTACAGCTTTGGCAGCCGCGAAAGAGAGTACCCTCACGTTAAGAACGTGACAGCACAATCATGGGCGTTTAAAGCGTCTGCGATGATTGTAAACGCGGGGAAAGAAGAGCTCACGGGATGGCAAATGTTTATAGGGTTTCGTCACAAGGAACTGATCGTTTCTGCGACTGGTGCGTCTCCAATGGACGGAGATTTTCCTCTGGATGCTAGCAATGGAACCACGTTCGTTGGTTCTCCTAACACGGATTTGAAAACCTCTATTGTAACCGCAGGTGATTTTACTCAGATATCGACGAATATCGAAATCACCGGGACTCTTTTCGGGGTTGCAAAGGGGGCCACACCCATGCCAAGAACACTTAAGCTCGTCAACGACGGTTGGGAATGTCCTGCCGCCAAGAGAAAAGGTTAGATCATACTAAACTTGATTTCTTGAAACacaagtaacatatgtgtgcaTTTTTAGGTTAAGTGTTCAACAACACAACGCTTGACTTTTTTATCCATCAATTATAAtttggaagtttttttttaatcaatgcGAAACGTAATCTTCCgttcatatttataatttatagagatgtttttataaattgaatgtaatttttaaaacgGTAACAGGAGGCAGTATGAACGTTTGTTGCAAGAGAAACCCTAAGTTCAAGGTCAAGACAGGGCCAAAGACAAAGTTTGCACCGAGAAGACACGGTGATCTGAACATAGTCTACGATGTGCTGCAATCATTTGCCAGTAACTACTTAGCCCAAGTGACCATCGACAACGAGAATCCGATCGGGCGTTTAGACCGTTGGAACCTGACATGGGAATGGACGCGAGGAGAGATTATAAACACGATGCGAGGGGCTTACACATACAAAAGAGATCCATCTGAATGCCTTTACAGCAAAGCTGGACAATACTACAAAGACTTAGACTTCTCTCAGGTCATGAATTGTCAGAAGAAGCCAGCCATTTCTGATTTGCCTCCTGAGAGGAAGGATGATGACGTGACGGGCAAGTTACCTTTCTGTTGCAAAAACGGAACTCTTTTGCCACCTCTTATGGATCCGTCGAAATCCCGATCTATGTTTCAGTTGCAGG
The DNA window shown above is from Raphanus sativus cultivar WK10039 unplaced genomic scaffold, ASM80110v3 Scaffold1482, whole genome shotgun sequence and carries:
- the LOC108809053 gene encoding protein NDR1, producing the protein MDIDQDTDSGGRSCCSCCLSFIFTAGLTSLFLWLSLRADKPKCSIEYFYVPSLNKSLDAHSRLNTTLNFMVRLANPNRDQGIYYDDVHLSFSNTNSSVANYTVPRFYQGHKKKAKKWGQTLPVNNQTVSRAVLSNGSAVFRMDLKTQVRFKIIFWKTKRYGIEVGADVEVNGDGVKAHKKGIKMKKSDSSTRLRNYFPICVLMNLLVFFAIR
- the LOC130504293 gene encoding COBRA-like protein 10; translation: MKVIEVKTGMKIPWNARHTLTLLILLSSILILCNGQDYGTPTEDGAGGGEPPPEMAHCNGIFMSYSFGSREREYPHVKNVTAQSWAFKASAMIVNAGKEELTGWQMFIGFRHKELIVSATGASPMDGDFPLDASNGTTFVGSPNTDLKTSIVTAGDFTQISTNIEITGTLFGVAKGATPMPRTLKLVNDGWECPAAKRKGGSMNVCCKRNPKFKVKTGPKTKFAPRRHGDLNIVYDVLQSFASNYLAQVTIDNENPIGRLDRWNLTWEWTRGEIINTMRGAYTYKRDPSECLYSKAGQYYKDLDFSQVMNCQKKPAISDLPPERKDDDVTGKLPFCCKNGTLLPPLMDPSKSRSMFQLQVFKLPPDLNRTALYPPQHWKIDGVLNPQYKCGPPVRVDPSQFPDSSGLPAVTYAISSWQVVCNITKPKAQASRCCVSFSAFYNNSAIPCNTCACGCNDIDTTTCNADRNPLLLPPDALLVPFDNRTLKAKAWAKQNHMPIPKKLPCPDNCGVSINWHLNTDYRDGWTARLTVFNWRDFAFEDWFVAVEMGKAGPGYENVYSFNGTRVPPNNRTVMFQGLRDMNYLVGQVNGTNPLRDPPVPGKQQSVISFKKKNIKGLNIPGGDGFPTKLFFNGEECALPKHFPKKSSGHRRSISVLMSLVLAMAATFALMMD